The sequence below is a genomic window from Candidatus Hydrogenedentota bacterium.
CATAACTTTCATGATCCATGAAATGGAACTGATCTCCGTCGTTATACAAATATTGCCACTGCCGCTCTTCAATGCGTGCTTCTTCAAATTTTTCTCCGGATCGAAAGGTTTTTTCCAAGACCCGTCCGGTCAAAACATTTTTAAATTTGGTGCGAACAAAGGCGCCGCCTTTAACGGGTTTGACATGTTGAAACTCAATGATTTCCATGAGATCATCATCCAGTTCCACAACCATTCCATTTCTAAAATCTGCTGTAGAAATCATAATTAAAGTATCCGTAATTCTTTTGGGGTTTCTGTTAAAATATCACATCCATCATCAGTGACAACCAACAAATCTTCAATGCGTACGCCGCCTTGCCCCGGAAGATAAATTCCCGGCTCCATAGTGACTACCATGGATGTTTCCAAGATGGCGTCAGATCGATTAAATAAGCGGGGACCTTCATGCACTTCCAGCCCCACACCATGACCGGTGCCGTGCCCGAAATGATCCCCATGACCAGCCGCGGTAATAAGATCACGAGCAACTTGATCTACTGCTAAGGCTGGAACACCGGCGCATACCGTCTCAACTGCGGCGGCCTGTGCTTGGCGTACATATTCGTAGATATCGCTGAACCACTTACCGGGTATCCTATCGAAAACGAAGGTCCTGGTCAAGTCGGAACAGTATCCATCCAGTACGCAACCACAATCAATGAGGACGATATCTCCTTTTTCCAAGGGCTTATCGGTCGGCACACCATGGGGCAGCGAACTGCGTTCTCCAAAAAGAACAATGCTTTCGAAGGAAGTTCGAAGGGCGCCCCGTTTACGAAATTCATATTCCAAGACCGCCGCAACTTCATATTCACAGATACCACACTTTAAATCTAAAAGGATCTGCTCAAGAGCATCTTCCGCCAAACGACTCGCTTCACGGATACAGGATATCTCATAGGCGTCTTTTATTTCACGAATGTTT
It includes:
- a CDS encoding aminopeptidase P family protein, with the protein product MKAPDYSKRIATLREDLKLYECDAFFSVDPADNAYLSGFFGSTSVVLITLDRAVLFCDFRYQEYAASLQSNLEVEIVSGSVTTKLGSFINACNLKCVAFDPSAITVQQYMMIEDELSAKMEPLVSLCKNIREIKDAYEISCIREASRLAEDALEQILLDLKCGICEYEVAAVLEYEFRKRGALRTSFESIVLFGERSSLPHGVPTDKPLEKGDIVLIDCGCVLDGYCSDLTRTFVFDRIPGKWFSDIYEYVRQAQAAAVETVCAGVPALAVDQVARDLITAAGHGDHFGHGTGHGVGLEVHEGPRLFNRSDAILETSMVVTMEPGIYLPGQGGVRIEDLLVVTDDGCDILTETPKELRIL